The sequence TCAGGTCGTCCTCCGGCGCGCGGCGCTTCGAGTCGACGAGGCCGCCCAGCGCCTGGTGCCAGTGCGCGACGTTGGCCGCCGCCTCCTCCTCGGTGAGCGACGTACTGGTGGTCACCTCACCTCCGCGCAGCACCTCGGCACGCGACTCGGCGGGTACGCCGAACATGTCGCAGATCACCGCGGCGGGCAGGGCGTAGGCGAAGCGGCCCTTCAGGTCGACGACCTCGCCGGGCGGCACGTCCGCCAGGCCGTCGAGGAGTTCGGCGGTGATCTTCTCGACCAGCGGCCGGGTCTCATCCACCCGGCGCGGGGTGAACGCCTGCGAGATCAGCTTGCGCAGACGGTTGTGGTCGGCATTGTCATGGGTCGTCATGTTGTCCATCACGACCCAGCTGATCAACGGCCAGTCCGCTGGTATCTCGCCCGCGGCGAAGGCCGGCCAGCGCTGTGGGTTCTTCACGAACCGTGGGTCGGTGAGCACCCGCTTGGCCACGGCGTGGTCGACCACGCTCCAGGCCGGGATGCCACCCGGCAGCTCCACCGAAACCACCGGCCCCTGCCCGCGCAGGCGCGCGTTCTCGGCGTGCAGGTCCGTGCCGTTGCGGTCGAGCAGGAAGGGGCAAGCAGTCACCATCGGAGAGCCTCCTGAGAGTAGAGGCTTTAAACCTAGGTACTGTGCCGCCGCCGGCTCATCTTCCCTGTTGCGCTGAACCAGCCATGTTCCAGGCGTACTTGGCCGCGTCTAGTACGGCAGGTAGTAGCTGAGCACATCGCCGGTGAGCGGCGGGAAGAGCGCCTGGAACAGCTCCTCGTCCCTCGCGTAGACATCGGGCCGAATCCGGGTCAGCCCCTCCATTCCGTGCGGGCCGAACAGCAGCGCGGGCAGATGGTCGGGGGCCGCCGCGGCGCCTCCCACCGCGCCGGCCGCCTGCATCGCACCGCCGGTGACGACCGCGCCGAGGCCATCGGCGAGGACCGGGATGCGGTAGTGGGCGCCGAAGGTGGAGAGGACGATGTCGCGGCCGGTGCGGTCCGTCCCCGTCGCGGCGAGCCGCTGCCACAGCAGCGGCCGCAGCCGGTCGAGCAGGACAGCGACGTCCGGGATGCGGACGTAGTACTGCTCGGCCCGCTTGCGCGGTTCGTGGTCCAGGAACTCCTGCCAGGCGGCTGCGGTCACGGTGCCGCTCCGGTGGACGACGCGCAACCGGCTGTCGGGTACGAGGGCGGCGGCGCCGCGGAGCAGGTCCCGTGCCGCCGTCTCGTCGAGTGCGGCGGCCTCGGCCAGGAGCACCTGGCCGCCGGGGGGCGTGATGCGCCCGGTGGCGACGACCGTACCGGCCCGCTCAAGGACCTGGAGCGTGCTCGCGTCATGGTCCAGCAGCCATCGCCAGCGTGCCGCCGGGTGCGCGACGGCGACGTCGAACCCGCGCTGGGCCGCCTCCTGGAGCGCCGCCATCGCGGGGATGTCCGAGGGCCGGGCGGCCCGGAGGACCGGGGTCCCCTCGCCGGGCGGTGGGGTGCGGACCGCCGGTGCGGGCGGGATGTCGATGGCGTACTCGTAGCCGAACAGCCGGTAGAAGTACGGGATGCCGATCATCGCCTGGATGACGTGGCCACGGGCGGCGGAGCGGTCGTGGGCCCACCGCATGAGCGCCCGGACGAGCCCGCGCCCCTCGTAGGCGGGGTCGGTGGCGACCAGCTCGACCTGCCCGGCGGGCAGTCGGACGCCCCCGATGCGCACTTCCTCGTCGAGGAGCGTCGCGGTGGAGACGACCCGGTCGCCGTCGACGACCACGGCGCAGGCGGACCAGCCCACGTCGGGGTCCGTGACGACGAGCCGGTGGTCGAGGGCGTCCTCCGGCTCCCCGCGCCCGGCGAGGAGGGTGCCGATCCCGTCGAGATCGGCGGGCCGCGCCTGACGCAGGACGAGGCCGTCGGCCAGGGGCACGGGTGCGGGGGAGGTCGCGGTCGCGTTCACGGCCGGACTGTCGCACCATCTCGGGCATCGCGTCCATCGGATTTCCGCCGGACGGCGGCGCGGCGGGGCGCGGAAGGCCGCACCGCGCCCCCACCCGCCTCCGCCCGGCCGGCCCGCTCCCTCGGACGGGACCTGACCTGCGCCGGGGTGGCGCATCAGCAGTCGGGGATCACCGCACCGTTGTTGTCACGGGCCTCGTCGTTGCCCCAGCGGGAGAGGTAGTACGCGGACACATAGGCGTTGCGGCCGTTCTTGCCCGCGTACACGGTGTCCAGGTCCGTCCGCAGCCACCAGTGGTTGTAGCTGCTGCCGGAACCGACCTGGGCACCCCAGACCTTGCAGTAGACGTAGTTCGTCCCCGCGTTCAGCACCCCTTGCGCGTCAGCGGTGTTGGCCGCCGCGTAGCCGGTGGCGTTGGCGAAGGTATCGACCCAGTACGTGCCACCACCGTTGCCACCACAACCGTTGTCACTGGTCAGGTACTTGCTGTAGTACGAACCGGGGTACGGAGCCAGGGACTGACCGTTGATCGAGATGTTCTGGCCGACTCCGTTGTAGAGCTGCTCGTAGTGGATGTGGGCACCCGAGCTGTTGCCGGTGGAGCCGGTCACGCCGATCTGCTGGCCCTGGGCGACCTGGGCACCGTTGGCGACGGAGTACGAGGCCAGGTGGAAGTAGTACGTCTGCCAGCCGCCCCCGTGATCGATGGCGATGTAGTTGCCCGCACCGCTCGGCTGGGAGTAGCGGTACGCGGTACCGCCCGAGGAGGCCAGGACCGGAGACCCGGCGGTCGAGCCGCCGTCCGTGCGGACGAAGTCGAGAGCCTGTCTGACCTCGGCGGAGTGATGACTGTAGGTCCATTGCTGGCCACAGGGATACGGCGCCTTGAAGTTGGGTGCGGCGGCCGCGGGGGTCGCGGCGGCCGTGACGGTGAGCAGGCCCGCGAGGAGCGACAGCAGACCGAGCAGGCTGATGCGGATCGAGCGCATGGGTGAGGAATCCTCCGGTCGACAACCGAGCAGTGGGGTGCGTGGTGCGAAGTGCCGTGGAATCTACGCGAGTTGATCGGAGACCAGAGTGCCGCAACTCGCGCGTCGCCGACAGCCCCGGCGGTAGGGGGGAGCCCCGCGCGGGGCGGGGAGCAGCTGGCCCGCGCGCGTCTGATCGTCCCGGACGGGGGGTCACCCCCGCACGCGCGGGGAGCAGGGTGAAGGTGTAGGTGTGGTCGTGCGGGACCAGGGGTCAACCCCGCACGCGCGGGGGAGCGGAGTTCGTGACCTACGACGATATCGCGGGCAGGCCGGGACCCCGGCGACGTTCGCCGAGACCACTTGCCCGACCGACCGCCCCGACCGCCCCTCGATCAGCGCCCCGCACCCACCCTCACTTCCGGTACAGCTCCTCGATCTGGGCCGAGAAGTCCCGTGCGATCGCGTCCCGCTTCAGTTTCAGGGACGGGGTCAGGTGGCCGCTCGCCTCGGTGAAGTCGCCCGGCAGGACCGTGAACTTGCGGATCGACTCCGCCCGCGAGACCAGGCGGTTGGCCTCGTCGACCGCGCGTTGCAGGGCTGCCCGCAGCTCCTCGTCGTTCACCAGGTCCCTCATCGGGACGTCCTGCTTCTTGCGCATCCGGCGCCAGTGCTGGAGGCCGTCCGGCTCCAGGGTGATCAGGGCGGTGATGAAGGAGCGGTTGTCGCCGACCACCATGCACTGGCTGACCAGCGGGTGGGCGCGCAGCCAGTCCTCCAGTGGGGCCGGGGTGACGTTCTTGCCGCCGGACGTGATGATGATGTCCTTCTTGCGGCCGGTGATGGTGAGGTAGCCCTCCCCGTCCAGCTCCCCCAGGTCGCCCGTCGCGAACCAGCCGTCGTCGAGCACGGGGACCGGCGCGCCGCGCTCGGCGTCCCAGTAGCCCTGGAACACCTGGCCCCCGCGCAGCAGGACCTCGCCGTCGTCCGCGATCCGCACGGAGGCGCCGGGCAGCGGCCAGCCGACGGTGCCGAGGCGGGGTTTGAGGGGCGGGGTCACCGTGTGGGCGGCGGTGGTCTCGGTGAGTCCGTAGCCCTCGAAGATCTCGATGCCGGCGCCCGCGTAGAACGCGGCGAGCCGGTGCCCCAGCGGGGAACCGCCGCAGATCGCGTACCGGACATGGCCGCCGAGCGCCGCGCGGATACGGCGGTAGACCAGCGGGTCGTAGAGGGCGCGGGCCGCCCGCAGACCGAGGCCCGGTCCGGGGCCCCTGCCGTGTTCGGCCGCCTCGACCGCCTCCCCGTAGCGCTGGGCGATCCGGGCGGCCCGGTCGAAGGACGAGGCACGGCCCATCTTCTCGGCGGTCGCCCGGCCCGTGTTGTAGACCTTCTCCAGGACGTACGGGATGGCCAGCAGGAACGACGGCTTGAAGCCCGCGAGGTCGGCCAGCAGATCCTCCGTCCGGATGGACGGGGCGTGGCCCAGGCGGACCCGCGCCCGCATGCAGCCGATCGCGACCATCCGTCCGAAGACATGGGAGAGCGGAAGGAACAGGAGCGTCGACGCCGGGTACGCCGACACGGACTTGAAGACCGGGTGGAGCAGTTCGATGGCGTTGTCGACCTCGGCGAAGAAGTTGCCGTGGGTCAGGACGCAGCCCTTGGGCCGGCCCGTGGTGCCGGAGGTGTAGATGAGGGTGGCGGGAGTGTCCGGTTCCAGGGTGGCGCGGCGGGCGGCGACGGCCTCGTCGGGGATGTCCTTGCCGAGCGTCCTGAGCCGGCCGACCGCCCCGGTGTCGAGCTGCCACAGATGGGCCAGGTCGCCGAGCTGCTTGCGCTCCTGGCTGATCAGCCGGGCCTGCTCCTTCGTCTCCACGGCACACGCGACCGCGCCGGAGTCCTGAAGGATCCAGCGGGCCTGGAACGCCGACGAGGTCGGGTAGATGGGTACGGTGACCAGCCCGGCGGCCCACGCCGCGAAGTCGAGGAGCGTCCACTCGTAGGTCGTACGGGACATGATCGCGATCCGGTCCCCGGCCCGGAGTCCCTCCGCCATCAGGCCCTTGGCGACCGCCAGCACCTCCGCGGCGAACTCGGCGGCCGACACGTCCCGCCAGCTGCCGTCCTGCTGCTTGCGGCTGAGTACCGCCTCGGACGGGGCCTCGCGGGCGTTGTCGAACGGGATCTCGGCGAGCGAACCGCGCAGGACGCGTGGCGCGAAGGCGGGTACGGAGACCTCCCGTACGGTTCCGTCGGCCGCCCTGGTCTTCGTGGGCTCGACCAGGACCGGGGCGGTGGGTGTGGCGGGTGGCGTGGACACGTGCGGCTCCTCAACTGGGGGTCGGGCGGGTCGGTCGCCGGGTCGTCCGTCCGGCAAGGTCGGTGCGTCGGTGCGTCGGTGCGGAAAGGATGGAGGAGAAAGGAGGGGGAAACGCTGGAGGGGAAGGGCTCGTACTCCGAGGATCTCGCCGAACCCTCAGGCGCG is a genomic window of Streptomyces sp. NBC_01237 containing:
- a CDS encoding cytochrome P450 family protein — its product is MVTACPFLLDRNGTDLHAENARLRGQGPVVSVELPGGIPAWSVVDHAVAKRVLTDPRFVKNPQRWPAFAAGEIPADWPLISWVVMDNMTTHDNADHNRLRKLISQAFTPRRVDETRPLVEKITAELLDGLADVPPGEVVDLKGRFAYALPAAVICDMFGVPAESRAEVLRGGEVTTSTSLTEEEAAANVAHWHQALGGLVDSKRRAPEDDLTSVLIDAAFEGHRLTHEELVGTLFLMLGAGSETVMNLLCHAITNLLANPDQLELALSGQVPWEQVAEEVLRVQSPINQLPFRFATEDIEIGGVTIGKGDPVLMGFGATGRDPQLHPEGADRFDITRTNKTHLSFGHGTHFCIGAPLARMEFAIALRALFGRFPDLEIAVADDELVPMPSFIMNGPLTLPVRLGKPRSV
- a CDS encoding GNAT family N-acetyltransferase, which gives rise to MNATATSPAPVPLADGLVLRQARPADLDGIGTLLAGRGEPEDALDHRLVVTDPDVGWSACAVVVDGDRVVSTATLLDEEVRIGGVRLPAGQVELVATDPAYEGRGLVRALMRWAHDRSAARGHVIQAMIGIPYFYRLFGYEYAIDIPPAPAVRTPPPGEGTPVLRAARPSDIPAMAALQEAAQRGFDVAVAHPAARWRWLLDHDASTLQVLERAGTVVATGRITPPGGQVLLAEAAALDETAARDLLRGAAALVPDSRLRVVHRSGTVTAAAWQEFLDHEPRKRAEQYYVRIPDVAVLLDRLRPLLWQRLAATGTDRTGRDIVLSTFGAHYRIPVLADGLGAVVTGGAMQAAGAVGGAAAAPDHLPALLFGPHGMEGLTRIRPDVYARDEELFQALFPPLTGDVLSYYLPY
- a CDS encoding M23 family metallopeptidase, with amino-acid sequence MRSIRISLLGLLSLLAGLLTVTAAATPAAAAPNFKAPYPCGQQWTYSHHSAEVRQALDFVRTDGGSTAGSPVLASSGGTAYRYSQPSGAGNYIAIDHGGGWQTYYFHLASYSVANGAQVAQGQQIGVTGSTGNSSGAHIHYEQLYNGVGQNISINGQSLAPYPGSYYSKYLTSDNGCGGNGGGTYWVDTFANATGYAAANTADAQGVLNAGTNYVYCKVWGAQVGSGSSYNHWWLRTDLDTVYAGKNGRNAYVSAYYLSRWGNDEARDNNGAVIPDC
- a CDS encoding AMP-dependent synthetase/ligase, with the protein product MSTPPATPTAPVLVEPTKTRAADGTVREVSVPAFAPRVLRGSLAEIPFDNAREAPSEAVLSRKQQDGSWRDVSAAEFAAEVLAVAKGLMAEGLRAGDRIAIMSRTTYEWTLLDFAAWAAGLVTVPIYPTSSAFQARWILQDSGAVACAVETKEQARLISQERKQLGDLAHLWQLDTGAVGRLRTLGKDIPDEAVAARRATLEPDTPATLIYTSGTTGRPKGCVLTHGNFFAEVDNAIELLHPVFKSVSAYPASTLLFLPLSHVFGRMVAIGCMRARVRLGHAPSIRTEDLLADLAGFKPSFLLAIPYVLEKVYNTGRATAEKMGRASSFDRAARIAQRYGEAVEAAEHGRGPGPGLGLRAARALYDPLVYRRIRAALGGHVRYAICGGSPLGHRLAAFYAGAGIEIFEGYGLTETTAAHTVTPPLKPRLGTVGWPLPGASVRIADDGEVLLRGGQVFQGYWDAERGAPVPVLDDGWFATGDLGELDGEGYLTITGRKKDIIITSGGKNVTPAPLEDWLRAHPLVSQCMVVGDNRSFITALITLEPDGLQHWRRMRKKQDVPMRDLVNDEELRAALQRAVDEANRLVSRAESIRKFTVLPGDFTEASGHLTPSLKLKRDAIARDFSAQIEELYRK